The following are encoded in a window of Panicum virgatum strain AP13 chromosome 5N, P.virgatum_v5, whole genome shotgun sequence genomic DNA:
- the LOC120673580 gene encoding NADH-quinone oxidoreductase subunit B 1-like: protein MALLPRTARLALLSTPRAYSAAAEAGASKTSPAPYGGAPPPAMSKTAEFVVSKVDSLMNWARKGSIWPMTFGLACCAVEMMHAGAARYDFDRFGVIFRPSPRQSDCMIVAGTLTNKMAPALRKVYDQMPEPRWVISMGSCANGGGYYHYSYSVVRGCDRIVPVDIYVPGCPPTAEALLYGVLQLQKKINRRKDFLHWWTK, encoded by the exons ATGGCGCTGCTCCCGCGCACGGCGCGGCTCGCGCTCCTCTCCACCCCGCGGGcgtactccgccgccgccgaggcgggCGCCTCGAAGACGTCCCCGGCGCCGTACGGGGGCGCCCCCCCGCCGGCGATGTCGAAGACGGCCGAGTTCGTGGTCTCCAAGGTGGACAGCCTGATGAACTGGGCGCGCAAGGGCTCGATCTGGCCCATGACCTTCGGGCTCGCCTGCTGCGCCGTGGAGATGATGCACGCCGGCGCGGCCCGCTACGACTTCGACCGGTTCGGCGTCATCttccgcccctcgccgcgccAGTCTGATTGCATGATCGTCGCCGGAACACTCACCAACAAGATGGCGCCAGCCCTCCGCAA GGTTTATGACCAAATGCCTGAACCTCGATGGGTTATCTCGATGGGCAGCTGTGCTAATGGTGGTGGATACTACCACTATTCCTACTCTGTTGTCCGCGGATGCGACCGTATTGTTCCCGTTGACATCTACGTCCCTGGATGCCCACCAACCGCCGAGGCACTACTGTACGGTGTCCTCCAGCTCCAAAAGAAGATCAACAGGCGCAAGGATTTCCTTCACTGGTGGACCAAGTGA
- the LOC120676003 gene encoding inorganic pyrophosphatase 1-like, whose protein sequence is MAAGNGIVVVFDFDKTIIDVDSDNWVVDSLGLTEEFERLLPTMPWNTLMDTMMGELHARGRTLGDFAAALLAAPIDPRVPAAIRAAAALGCDLRVLSDANAFFIETVLEHHGLRGCFTEVNTNPSRVDAGGRLRIEPYHDFLRGAPHGCGVGTCPPNMCKGQVLDRILREAAAGGRKPRVIYLGDGRGDYCPALRLAREDFVMPRRGYPVWDLICEDPARVQAEVHPWADGAEMEATLLALVRRALVEDAAAAALLPLDCKLESSIPAAAQDGGMPIMPLGVKN, encoded by the coding sequence ATGGCCGCCGGTAATGGCATCGTGGTGGTGTTCGATTTCGACAAGACCATCATCGACGTCGACAGCGACAACTGGGTGGTGGACAGCCTGGGCCTCACGGAGGAGTTCGAACGCCTGCTCCCCACCATGCCGTGGAACACCCTCATGGACACCATGATGGgggagctccacgcgcgcgggagGACCCTGGGCGACTTcgccgcggcgctgctcgcGGCGCCCATCGACCCGCGCGTGCCGGCCGCCatccgcgctgccgccgcgctcGGGTGCGACCTGCGCGTCCTCAGCGACGCCAACGCCTTCTTCATCGAGACCGTGCTGGAGCACCACGGCCTCCGCGGCTGCTTCACCGAGGTCAACACCAACCCGAGCCGcgtcgacgccggcggccgcctccgcaTCGAGCCCTACCACGACTTCCTCCGCGGGGCGCCGCACGGGTGCGGCGTCGGCACCTGCCCGCCCAACATGTGCAAGGGCCAGGTGCTGGACCGCATCCtccgcgaggccgccgccgggggcaggAAGCCGCGCGTCATCTACCTGGGCGACGGCCGCGGCGACTACTGCCCGGCGCTGCGGCTGGCGCGGGAGGACTTCGTGATGCCGCGCCGCGGGTACCCCGTGTGGGACCTCATCTGCGAGGACCCCGCGCGTGTGCAGGCCGAGGTGCACCCCTGGGCCGACGGCGCCGAGATGGAGGCCACGCTGCTGGCGCTCGTCAGGAGGGCGCTCgtcgaggacgccgccgccgccgcgctgctgccgCTCGACTGCAAGCTCGAGTCCAGCAtacccgccgccgcgcaggacgGCGGCATGCCCATCATGCCGCTCGGCGTCAAGAACTGA